In Nitrospira sp., a single genomic region encodes these proteins:
- a CDS encoding ArsB/NhaD family transporter — MSDVSIALLIFGLTYLLIITERVHKTIIALFGAALMIALGVVTQEEAFHSHEFGVDYSVIFLLIGMMVIVNIVRETGLFEVIAIWTAQQSDAKPFRMLLLLAVVTAVLSATLDNVTTVLLMAPVTLSITKRLELNPVAFLIVEAMASNIGGTGTLVGDPPNMMIASKAELGYLDFLVRLGPIVVIIMAVFLGALWLFAGRSMSVDPHLRAAVLKLRIDDAVQDRIMLRRSVWLLTAVNLTFCMHEWLRLEPATIALLGASLFMLLGHRRGSSGASEELSYLTDVEWKTIFFFIGLFVLVGGLVKVGIIRSAAGLLVAYTSDNLTATTMAILWGSAALSSVVDNIPYVAAMNPLIVDLARSHHPSLVDHAALVHQPDIVPLWWALALGACLGGNATIIGASANVIIVDVARKAGYGISFWQFARIGMPVTIGSMLLCSIYLWWLFL; from the coding sequence ATGTCCGACGTCTCCATTGCCCTCCTCATCTTCGGCCTGACGTACCTCCTCATCATCACGGAGCGTGTTCATAAGACCATCATTGCCCTCTTCGGTGCCGCGCTGATGATCGCGCTGGGCGTGGTCACACAGGAGGAAGCCTTCCACTCGCACGAGTTCGGTGTTGACTATAGCGTGATTTTTCTTCTGATCGGCATGATGGTCATCGTGAACATCGTCCGTGAAACGGGACTGTTCGAGGTGATAGCCATCTGGACCGCTCAGCAGTCCGATGCGAAGCCCTTCCGGATGCTCCTCCTGCTGGCCGTCGTCACGGCCGTGCTGTCCGCCACATTGGACAATGTGACGACCGTGCTTCTGATGGCGCCGGTCACCCTATCGATCACGAAACGGCTCGAACTCAACCCCGTGGCGTTTCTGATCGTCGAAGCCATGGCCTCGAACATCGGCGGTACCGGCACGCTGGTGGGCGATCCGCCGAACATGATGATCGCCAGCAAGGCGGAACTCGGATATCTGGATTTTCTCGTCCGCTTGGGCCCGATCGTCGTCATCATCATGGCGGTCTTTCTCGGCGCGCTGTGGTTGTTCGCCGGGCGGTCCATGAGCGTCGATCCTCATCTCAGAGCCGCGGTGCTGAAACTTCGGATCGACGACGCGGTGCAGGACCGCATCATGCTCCGCCGGTCAGTCTGGCTGTTGACCGCTGTCAATCTGACGTTTTGCATGCATGAGTGGCTGCGTCTGGAGCCGGCCACCATTGCTTTACTGGGTGCCAGTCTCTTCATGTTGCTTGGGCACAGACGCGGTTCGAGCGGGGCTTCGGAAGAGCTGTCTTATCTGACCGATGTGGAATGGAAGACCATCTTTTTTTTCATCGGATTGTTCGTTCTGGTCGGCGGGCTGGTGAAGGTCGGGATCATCCGGTCTGCCGCAGGTCTGTTGGTCGCCTATACCAGCGACAATTTGACGGCGACCACCATGGCGATCCTCTGGGGTTCAGCGGCGCTCTCTTCCGTGGTCGATAACATTCCGTACGTCGCGGCGATGAATCCGCTGATCGTGGACTTGGCCAGATCCCATCATCCTTCGCTGGTCGATCATGCGGCCCTGGTTCACCAACCGGATATTGTGCCGTTATGGTGGGCGCTGGCGCTCGGCGCGTGCCTGGGTGGAAACGCCACGATCATCGGCGCAAGCGCCAATGTCATCATCGTGGACGTGGCTCGGAAAGCCGGGTACGGAATCTCCTTTTGGCAATTCGCCAGGATCGGCATGCCGGTCACCATCGGATCGATGCTGCTCTGTTCGATCTACCTGTGGTGGCTCTTCCTGTGA
- the glgB gene encoding 1,4-alpha-glucan branching protein GlgB, whose translation MSQFSLEHIEQLVQGKLWDPHVLLGAHASGDGSGAVVIRGFDPEAESVSVLLEGAEPISMRRVHESGLFECLVPGPLSNRPYRLRVLDRHGRVSDRYDAYAFAPLLTDYQLHLFSEGTFYRAYETMGAHLREVRGVSGVHFVVWAPNAARVSVVGDFNQWDGRRHPMANRGSTGLWELFIPDLGFGTLYKYEIRPRGQDTILLKADPYAFASELRPKTASVVTDTATYAWNDQSWMDARVNWDPLGAPLSVYEVHLGSWMRILEEDNRWLSYRELADRLIPYAKEMGFTHLELLPLTEHPFDGSWGYQATGYFAATSRYGSAEDFMAFVDRAHQNGIGILMDWAPAHFPDDAHGLSQFDGTHLYDHADPRLGYHPDWHSRIFNYGRVEVRNFLMNSALFWMDRYHIDGLRVDAVASMLYLDYGRKPGEWIPNQFGGHENLDAVLFLKDLNVLVHRDFPGAIMVAEESTSWAGVSRPTYTGGLGFTFKWNMGWMHDTLDYFHHEPVHRLYHQSQLTFGLLYAFSENFLLPLSHDEVVHGKGALLDKMPGDDWQRFANLRAMYGFMYAHPGKKMLFMGGEFGQWREWNHDRSLDWHLREFAPHAGLQRLVRDLNRLYREQPPLHEIDHDWAGFQWIDFHDATHSVVAFLRKAKDSEVQLLCVCNFTPVPRHAYRIGVPRTGYYRELLNTDSSVYGGSDLGNAGGLRSQEIPSHGFPASLSLILPPLSVLYLRRHSDC comes from the coding sequence ATGTCGCAATTTTCTCTTGAACATATTGAACAGTTGGTGCAGGGAAAGCTTTGGGACCCCCACGTGCTGCTTGGCGCGCACGCCTCGGGCGACGGCTCCGGCGCGGTCGTCATTCGCGGCTTCGACCCTGAAGCCGAGAGTGTTTCGGTGCTCCTGGAGGGAGCCGAACCGATCTCGATGCGGCGCGTCCACGAAAGCGGGCTGTTCGAATGCCTCGTCCCCGGCCCATTGTCGAACAGGCCGTATCGATTGCGTGTCCTCGATCGCCACGGACGAGTCTCCGACCGATACGATGCCTATGCCTTTGCGCCGTTGCTCACGGATTACCAGTTGCACTTATTCTCAGAAGGAACATTTTACCGGGCCTATGAAACGATGGGGGCGCATCTGCGCGAGGTCCGCGGAGTCTCCGGTGTCCACTTTGTCGTGTGGGCTCCCAACGCAGCCCGCGTCAGCGTCGTCGGCGATTTCAATCAATGGGACGGCCGACGCCATCCGATGGCCAACCGCGGCTCGACCGGATTGTGGGAACTCTTCATTCCCGACCTGGGATTCGGAACCCTCTACAAGTATGAAATCCGTCCGCGCGGGCAAGACACGATTCTGCTCAAGGCCGATCCCTATGCCTTCGCCTCGGAACTCCGGCCCAAGACCGCTTCCGTCGTGACGGATACCGCAACCTACGCGTGGAACGATCAGTCGTGGATGGACGCGCGGGTGAACTGGGATCCGCTCGGTGCACCCCTCTCCGTTTATGAAGTCCATCTCGGCTCGTGGATGAGAATTCTCGAAGAGGACAACCGATGGCTCAGCTATCGTGAACTGGCGGACCGGCTGATTCCCTATGCAAAAGAGATGGGATTTACCCATTTGGAATTGTTGCCGCTCACCGAACATCCGTTCGACGGCTCGTGGGGATACCAGGCCACCGGCTATTTCGCAGCGACGAGCCGTTACGGATCGGCCGAAGACTTCATGGCCTTCGTCGACCGGGCGCACCAGAACGGCATCGGCATCCTGATGGATTGGGCTCCGGCGCACTTTCCCGACGATGCGCACGGGCTCTCCCAGTTCGACGGCACCCATCTGTACGACCACGCCGATCCCCGCCTCGGCTACCATCCGGACTGGCACAGCCGCATCTTCAACTACGGCCGAGTCGAAGTGCGCAACTTCCTGATGAACAGCGCCCTATTTTGGATGGATCGGTATCATATCGACGGATTGCGCGTGGACGCGGTCGCGTCCATGCTGTATCTCGACTATGGGAGGAAGCCCGGAGAGTGGATTCCGAACCAGTTCGGCGGCCATGAAAATCTCGACGCCGTGCTGTTCTTAAAGGACCTGAACGTGCTCGTCCATCGAGACTTTCCAGGCGCCATCATGGTGGCGGAGGAATCGACATCGTGGGCCGGGGTTTCCCGTCCGACCTACACCGGCGGCCTCGGGTTCACCTTCAAATGGAACATGGGCTGGATGCACGACACCCTCGACTATTTCCACCATGAGCCCGTGCACCGCTTGTACCATCAGAGTCAACTCACGTTCGGCTTGCTGTACGCCTTCAGCGAGAACTTTCTCCTGCCGCTCTCGCACGATGAGGTCGTCCACGGCAAGGGGGCGCTGCTCGACAAGATGCCGGGAGACGACTGGCAACGATTCGCCAATCTGCGGGCCATGTACGGATTCATGTACGCCCATCCAGGCAAGAAAATGCTCTTCATGGGAGGAGAGTTCGGCCAGTGGAGGGAGTGGAACCACGATCGCAGCCTGGACTGGCATCTGCGCGAGTTCGCTCCCCACGCAGGGCTCCAGCGGCTCGTCAGAGACTTAAACCGGCTGTACAGGGAGCAGCCGCCGCTGCACGAAATCGATCACGACTGGGCGGGGTTTCAGTGGATCGACTTTCATGACGCCACCCATTCCGTCGTGGCCTTTCTCCGAAAGGCCAAAGATTCAGAAGTGCAATTGCTCTGCGTCTGCAACTTCACTCCGGTTCCCCGCCATGCGTACCGCATCGGCGTCCCCAGAACCGGTTATTACCGAGAGTTGCTCAATACCGACTCCTCGGTTTACGGTGGCAGCGATCTTGGTAACGCTGGTGGATTGCGCTCGCAGGAGATCCCGAGCCATGGCTTCCCGGCTTCGCTGAGTCTTATCTTGCCTCCGCTCTCGGTCTTGTACCTACGCCGGCATTCAGACTGCTAG
- a CDS encoding peptidylprolyl isomerase has translation MFSYHRMARASGSAVALVALLATASFASAAEQSRRPVVIKAGTQVSLEYTLRLEDQTVLESNVGKAPMVYRQGAHEIVPGLEQSLEGHAKGDSARIVVQPADGYGDVDPKAVQEVKKSLIPEAARKVGAQLEAKGPDGESLFPRVTAMTDDTVTLDFNHPLAGKVLVFDVTVLDVQPVPRK, from the coding sequence ATGTTTTCGTATCACCGGATGGCCCGGGCCTCCGGCTCCGCCGTCGCGCTCGTGGCTTTACTGGCCACCGCCTCCTTCGCATCGGCCGCCGAACAAAGCCGGAGGCCGGTCGTCATCAAAGCCGGCACTCAGGTCTCCCTCGAATACACATTGCGATTGGAAGATCAGACCGTCTTGGAGTCGAACGTGGGAAAGGCTCCGATGGTGTATCGTCAAGGAGCACATGAAATCGTTCCAGGGCTGGAGCAATCGCTCGAAGGGCATGCCAAGGGCGACAGCGCGCGAATTGTCGTGCAACCGGCTGATGGATATGGAGACGTCGATCCGAAAGCCGTCCAAGAGGTCAAGAAGAGTCTCATTCCGGAGGCAGCTAGGAAAGTCGGCGCTCAGCTCGAGGCGAAAGGGCCGGACGGGGAGTCGCTCTTTCCACGCGTAACCGCGATGACCGATGACACGGTTACGCTGGATTTCAATCATCCGCTCGCGGGGAAAGTGCTCGTGTTCGACGTGACGGTATTGGACGTGCAGCCCGTTCCGCGGAAGTGA
- a CDS encoding DUF882 domain-containing protein, protein MSYQDWLWTRRALLKTSLVGLLAVGGRFLCPSTAQARTLPEGELDFYNVHTDERLHVRYRNEAGEYDLAALDEVNHVLRCHHTGEVAAMDIRLLEHVNLVQKALGGNGEIHVISGYRSPEYNALLVKRSRRAVRHSYHIEGQALDFYIPGTPLRAIRQAAMTLQYGGVGFYPRAGFVHLDCGPVRFW, encoded by the coding sequence GTGTCGTACCAGGACTGGCTCTGGACGCGCCGAGCCTTGCTAAAGACCTCTCTTGTCGGACTGCTTGCCGTCGGCGGACGGTTCCTCTGTCCTTCGACGGCACAGGCCAGGACATTGCCGGAAGGCGAACTGGATTTTTACAACGTCCATACCGACGAGCGGCTGCATGTCCGGTACCGAAACGAGGCGGGCGAGTACGACCTGGCCGCGCTGGACGAGGTCAATCATGTGCTCCGGTGTCACCATACCGGCGAGGTCGCTGCGATGGATATCCGCCTGCTCGAACATGTGAACCTTGTACAGAAGGCCTTGGGTGGAAACGGCGAAATCCACGTCATCTCCGGATATCGGTCGCCGGAATACAATGCTCTGTTGGTCAAACGGAGCCGACGCGCAGTACGACACAGTTATCACATCGAAGGGCAAGCACTGGATTTCTACATCCCCGGCACTCCGCTCCGCGCGATTCGCCAAGCCGCAATGACACTGCAGTATGGAGGCGTGGGATTCTATCCGAGAGCCGGCTTCGTGCATCTCGACTGCGGCCCTGTCCGGTTCTGGTAA
- a CDS encoding response regulator, with protein MATILVIDDEDSIRHLLKEVLERARYQVIEARDGQEGLHVYQKNLVDLVIMDILMPGTDGLEATLQLTREYVDAKVIAMTGAQGDRNFLDVAKLFGARRVFEKPFDLNKLVDAVKEELTR; from the coding sequence ATGGCCACGATTCTTGTCATCGACGATGAAGACTCAATCCGCCATCTCTTGAAAGAGGTCTTGGAGAGAGCCAGGTACCAGGTCATCGAGGCGCGGGACGGACAAGAGGGCTTGCACGTCTATCAGAAAAATCTGGTCGATCTGGTCATCATGGACATTCTCATGCCTGGGACGGACGGCCTGGAAGCGACGCTGCAGTTGACGCGCGAGTATGTGGACGCCAAGGTCATCGCCATGACCGGAGCTCAGGGCGATCGTAACTTTCTGGATGTCGCCAAACTGTTCGGCGCCAGACGGGTATTTGAAAAGCCGTTCGATTTGAACAAGTTAGTCGATGCCGTCAAGGAAGAGCTTACCCGCTAG
- a CDS encoding VanZ family protein, with protein sequence MWLILLILYTFLILASGAYGSVFVAHSHWEYVVWVPPLSEIRTIEFWLDILANIALYVPFAVLFLQHKDSADLSTHTVLFVVALLLSCTVELYQVYSHNRRPSPVDIVCNVSGAVVGTLLWNMWKNRLRLSTGPKAPPIPIRWVRHHTK encoded by the coding sequence ATGTGGCTGATACTCCTGATTCTTTACACATTCCTCATTCTGGCAAGCGGGGCATACGGCTCCGTCTTTGTGGCGCATTCCCACTGGGAGTATGTGGTCTGGGTCCCACCCCTGTCGGAGATTCGCACGATTGAATTTTGGCTCGATATTCTTGCCAACATCGCACTCTATGTCCCCTTCGCCGTACTCTTTCTCCAACACAAGGATTCGGCAGATCTCTCTACGCACACAGTACTCTTCGTAGTCGCCTTGCTCCTTTCCTGCACCGTTGAACTCTACCAGGTGTACTCACACAATCGGCGTCCTTCGCCGGTAGATATCGTCTGCAATGTCAGCGGAGCCGTAGTGGGAACGCTCCTCTGGAACATGTGGAAAAATCGCCTGAGACTCTCGACTGGCCCCAAAGCTCCTCCTATCCCCATCCGATGGGTTCGTCATCACACGAAGTGA
- a CDS encoding SagB/ThcOx family dehydrogenase — MTKHHFHRYARSLGYLDWGNQPDPFRRYAGAELIRLPLLAPDEDPASPPYRALFDARDIVVHPLTQRSLSRFLELALALSAWKRAGESEWALRSNPSSGNLHPTEGYVLLPTTREPELAAGLYHYAPREHGLERRAEYSADRVAHLLAPFPAQAFILGLTSVHWREAWKYGERAFRYCQHDVGHAIGAARISAATLGWRMVLLDGAAQDTAGVLLGTNRREDFQDAEPEHPNCLAVIWPCGLPTRVSSSMVEDVAEIPLLLDSETVAQLAGGSWYGKANRLSRDHGVHWGIIDEVAEASWKTQVQTSVLRLPTGFAPPSDALQASRKTSDAEPSAGTIIRRRRSAVAFDGRTSISSASFFRMLRLVMPGGGNGQLDRLVPWDVWPYEPAVHLMLFVHRIDGLTPGLYFLLRDPAKLSFIQEAMNPELVWSKAPGAPDDLPLYWLLEGDAKKLAVQVSCHQDIAGDGAFSFGMLAEFEGRLRKDGAWWYPRLFWESGLLGQVLYLEAEEAGVRATGIGCFFDDPVHEILAVKPMVLQSLYHFTVGGPIEDRRLLTLPPYYHLQRNIAY; from the coding sequence ATGACGAAGCATCACTTCCATCGCTATGCCCGCTCGTTAGGCTATCTGGATTGGGGGAATCAACCGGATCCCTTTCGACGCTATGCAGGAGCCGAGCTTATTCGACTTCCCTTGCTCGCCCCCGACGAGGATCCGGCGTCGCCCCCCTACCGCGCGCTGTTTGATGCCCGTGACATCGTCGTCCACCCGCTGACCCAGCGGAGTCTGTCCCGATTCCTTGAGTTGGCGCTCGCGCTCTCGGCATGGAAACGGGCGGGAGAATCGGAATGGGCGCTGCGGAGCAATCCGTCATCCGGCAATCTGCATCCGACCGAGGGCTACGTCCTCCTGCCGACCACACGCGAGCCGGAACTTGCGGCCGGCCTGTATCACTATGCACCCAGAGAACATGGGCTGGAGCGACGGGCTGAGTATTCAGCCGATCGGGTGGCCCACCTCCTTGCGCCGTTTCCGGCGCAAGCATTCATTTTGGGATTGACTTCGGTCCATTGGCGAGAGGCCTGGAAGTATGGTGAGCGCGCGTTCCGCTATTGTCAACACGACGTTGGTCACGCGATCGGGGCAGCCCGGATCTCTGCCGCCACCCTGGGGTGGCGAATGGTGTTGTTGGACGGCGCCGCACAGGATACCGCGGGGGTTCTGCTTGGAACCAACCGTCGAGAAGATTTCCAGGATGCCGAACCGGAGCATCCCAACTGTCTTGCCGTCATTTGGCCTTGTGGATTGCCAACACGCGTGTCGTCGTCAATGGTGGAGGACGTAGCTGAAATTCCGTTGTTACTTGATTCGGAAACCGTGGCGCAGCTTGCCGGCGGATCCTGGTACGGCAAGGCCAACCGGCTAAGCCGCGATCACGGGGTGCATTGGGGTATTATCGATGAAGTCGCCGAAGCGTCCTGGAAGACGCAAGTTCAAACGTCGGTTCTTCGACTTCCTACAGGTTTTGCCCCGCCGTCCGATGCGCTTCAGGCGTCACGAAAGACGAGCGATGCGGAGCCAAGTGCCGGCACGATTATCCGTCGGCGCCGAAGTGCCGTGGCCTTCGACGGCAGGACGTCGATTTCCTCGGCCAGCTTCTTCCGCATGCTGCGGCTCGTGATGCCGGGAGGGGGCAACGGGCAGTTGGACCGCCTCGTGCCGTGGGATGTCTGGCCGTATGAGCCGGCGGTTCATCTCATGCTGTTCGTGCACCGGATCGACGGCCTCACGCCTGGGCTGTATTTCCTTCTCCGCGACCCCGCCAAGCTGTCGTTCATCCAGGAGGCCATGAATCCCGAGCTGGTGTGGAGCAAGGCGCCGGGGGCGCCGGATGATCTGCCTCTCTATTGGTTGCTGGAAGGGGATGCGAAGAAACTCGCCGTCCAAGTGAGCTGTCATCAGGACATCGCCGGCGACGGCGCATTTTCTTTCGGCATGTTGGCCGAGTTCGAGGGACGCTTGCGAAAAGACGGCGCCTGGTGGTATCCACGATTGTTCTGGGAATCGGGGTTGCTGGGCCAAGTTCTCTACCTTGAGGCGGAAGAAGCGGGAGTGCGGGCGACCGGTATCGGATGTTTTTTCGACGATCCGGTTCACGAGATCCTTGCTGTGAAGCCGATGGTCCTCCAGTCTCTCTATCACTTCACCGTCGGTGGGCCGATCGAAGATCGGCGCCTGTTGACTTTGCCGCCATACTACCATCTTCAGAGAAACATAGCTTATTAA
- a CDS encoding tetratricopeptide repeat protein, with the protein MAEDHKHRARIFLHRGDLVHAREAWEAAVDEDRRTGNRRGLSDSLGNLGNTCALLNDPDRAEQCYREVLAIQREEPDAHAIAHTLVNLGNLHVGTDHQEKARPYYLEALDMLLGLNDHRALGILYNNLALQDARDEQWEQADASFRLALDHHRIVGNEEGLAVTYSQMGKCYLQRGELTGAERCLNNASEHYVRLGHEPAEAAVIRLLASVYQQRGDAVAARRCLERVIMIDRRYHLPDEGDDVRRLTQLRSS; encoded by the coding sequence ATGGCTGAGGACCATAAGCACCGGGCTCGGATTTTCCTTCACCGCGGGGATCTCGTCCATGCGCGCGAAGCGTGGGAGGCTGCGGTCGACGAGGACCGCCGCACCGGCAACCGCCGCGGTTTGTCGGATTCGCTCGGCAATTTGGGCAACACCTGTGCGCTGCTCAACGACCCGGATCGAGCGGAACAATGTTATCGGGAGGTGCTCGCCATCCAGCGCGAGGAGCCGGACGCCCACGCGATTGCGCACACGCTGGTCAATCTCGGCAATCTGCACGTGGGTACGGATCATCAGGAGAAGGCCCGACCATATTATTTGGAAGCCCTGGATATGCTGTTGGGGCTGAATGACCATCGGGCGTTGGGCATTCTCTACAACAATCTCGCGCTGCAGGATGCCCGGGATGAACAATGGGAGCAGGCGGACGCGTCATTCCGCCTCGCTCTTGACCACCACCGCATCGTGGGCAACGAAGAAGGGCTCGCCGTGACGTATAGCCAGATGGGCAAGTGCTATCTTCAGCGCGGCGAGCTGACCGGCGCGGAGCGTTGCCTGAACAATGCCTCCGAGCATTACGTGCGGCTCGGACACGAGCCGGCCGAGGCCGCCGTGATCCGCCTGCTCGCATCGGTGTACCAGCAGCGAGGCGACGCCGTCGCGGCGCGCCGCTGCCTCGAACGGGTGATCATGATCGACCGCCGCTATCACCTCCCGGATGAAGGGGACGACGTCCGCCGCCTGACACAGCTGCGGTCGTCGTAA
- a CDS encoding acyloxyacyl hydrolase translates to MTRPRRGIIVFILLLTAGIMPSLARAQESGSGSGSGLRFGTQEVGFTAGYLISVRLTSDHSTKQQGPALMPSWSMVLTDPIGKSWYQGQILLGAEIVYIQFQEPVLTHGIGFTPKIKYLFSGYHSLRPYIEFAGGPFYTDLVGYVPEESARFNFLLTAGVGLSWFVTPRMALNAGYRFQHISNAGTRYPNVGLNASLPFIGFSFYF, encoded by the coding sequence ATGACACGACCTCGACGGGGCATCATCGTTTTCATCCTTCTGCTGACCGCTGGAATCATGCCGTCGCTCGCGCGGGCCCAAGAGTCTGGATCCGGGTCTGGATCCGGACTACGGTTCGGCACTCAGGAAGTGGGTTTCACGGCGGGCTATCTGATATCCGTCCGTCTCACCAGCGACCATTCGACGAAACAACAAGGCCCCGCGCTCATGCCTTCGTGGAGCATGGTCTTGACCGATCCGATCGGGAAAAGCTGGTACCAGGGTCAGATCCTCCTTGGAGCGGAAATCGTGTACATCCAGTTTCAGGAGCCGGTGCTGACCCACGGCATCGGCTTTACCCCGAAGATCAAGTATCTCTTCAGCGGGTACCATTCGCTTCGTCCCTATATCGAATTCGCCGGAGGGCCGTTTTACACGGATCTGGTCGGCTATGTTCCAGAGGAATCCGCCCGCTTCAATTTCCTCCTGACCGCCGGTGTTGGTCTGTCGTGGTTTGTCACGCCGCGGATGGCGCTCAACGCCGGCTATCGCTTTCAGCACATTTCCAATGCGGGCACGAGATATCCAAACGTGGGCCTCAATGCCAGTCTCCCGTTTATCGGATTCTCATTTTACTTCTAG
- a CDS encoding tetratricopeptide repeat protein, producing MDIEAFRQMVAKNPNGFLGRYGLGNKLLQEKGSYEEAATHLKVAVQLDPVHVASHLALGRALIGLNKPDEAKSALRAGIDAALSGRSNGGVDLVPEMQGLLRTLP from the coding sequence ATGGACATCGAAGCCTTTCGCCAGATGGTAGCCAAGAATCCCAATGGATTCCTCGGCAGATACGGTTTGGGCAACAAACTTCTCCAAGAAAAGGGAAGTTACGAGGAAGCCGCGACTCATCTGAAGGTGGCGGTGCAATTGGACCCGGTCCACGTGGCCTCACACCTCGCGCTTGGACGCGCGCTGATCGGACTCAATAAGCCGGATGAGGCCAAATCGGCCCTGCGGGCCGGGATCGACGCAGCGTTGTCCGGCCGGTCCAACGGGGGAGTCGATCTGGTTCCGGAAATGCAGGGGTTGCTTCGAACGCTACCTTGA
- a CDS encoding sigma-70 family RNA polymerase sigma factor has product MDTPTRRATSTIDPTLFARIVKGDQQAFSQLYDLSSTLLYTLALRILGSREEAEELLQDVYLEVWRKVARYDVGRGTPVAWLITLTRSRAIDRLRARAARRQQTTGPLEQDAASQVRDTGSSPFETQTDQELRLAVGSAMTSLPAAQQQAIELAYYEGLSHMEIAARLNQPLGTVKTRIKLGMSKLRDTLRHCWDQGDDE; this is encoded by the coding sequence ATGGATACACCCACTCGACGCGCCACCTCGACAATCGACCCGACGTTGTTCGCCCGCATCGTCAAGGGGGACCAACAAGCATTCAGTCAACTCTATGATCTATCGAGCACCTTGCTCTATACCCTCGCCCTTCGCATTCTCGGCAGCCGCGAAGAGGCCGAGGAGTTACTTCAAGACGTCTACTTGGAGGTCTGGCGAAAAGTGGCCCGCTACGATGTGGGTCGAGGCACGCCGGTGGCCTGGCTGATTACGTTGACCCGAAGCCGCGCCATTGATCGTCTGCGGGCCAGGGCGGCGCGCCGTCAACAGACGACCGGCCCGCTGGAGCAGGATGCGGCGTCGCAGGTGAGAGATACGGGATCCAGCCCGTTCGAAACTCAGACGGATCAGGAACTGCGCCTTGCCGTCGGGTCGGCCATGACGAGTCTGCCGGCTGCCCAGCAGCAGGCTATCGAATTGGCGTATTATGAAGGCCTATCCCACATGGAAATTGCCGCACGGTTGAATCAGCCTCTCGGGACGGTCAAGACACGTATCAAACTCGGCATGTCCAAATTGCGGGACACGCTCCGCCACTGCTGGGATCAAGGTGATGACGAATGA
- a CDS encoding anti-sigma factor has protein sequence MTHEEIEDSVPLYATGALDRVERQTLEAHLLSGCASCHHALKEYQVVAAILPLGLVQTTPARTLKAKIMASRNPLAAALEDGQTDEPKSSLEPGEWMNHLFPPITPARSVSLPWAIGIAAVLLATVAGYVGWTFTTRLSSDTAKIEQLEVALQDQTTKLVSLQRVMAERDRTFASLERDSERRTHEIAELKEQLIARETELEGLEQELASRTTAAGRARTPQDELAVLLRQPNIRVVSLSGSEVARTASGLLLYDEKTQKMWMYAVNLPECLNGTMYQLWAIDQKPKSLGTFHMDSGETAHLMVKRLPDFERTRKFAVSLEPPGGRPQPTGALYLVSQS, from the coding sequence ATGACTCATGAAGAAATAGAAGACTCTGTGCCGCTGTACGCCACCGGTGCGTTGGATCGAGTCGAGCGCCAAACGCTGGAGGCGCATCTCCTCTCTGGATGTGCATCCTGTCATCATGCCTTGAAGGAGTATCAGGTTGTCGCGGCGATACTGCCCCTCGGTCTGGTTCAGACTACGCCGGCACGCACGCTCAAGGCGAAAATCATGGCGTCCCGTAATCCGCTTGCCGCGGCCCTGGAGGACGGGCAAACGGACGAACCGAAATCAAGTCTTGAACCAGGCGAATGGATGAATCACCTGTTCCCACCCATCACACCGGCCCGCTCGGTCTCCCTGCCGTGGGCAATCGGCATCGCCGCAGTGCTGCTGGCCACGGTGGCGGGCTATGTGGGATGGACCTTTACGACTCGACTGTCGTCCGACACGGCCAAGATAGAACAATTGGAGGTCGCCCTGCAGGATCAAACGACCAAGCTCGTGAGCCTGCAGCGGGTCATGGCCGAGCGGGATCGGACCTTCGCCTCGCTGGAGCGCGACAGCGAGCGCCGCACGCATGAGATTGCGGAATTGAAGGAGCAACTCATCGCACGAGAGACCGAACTTGAGGGCTTGGAGCAGGAACTCGCCTCCCGGACGACCGCGGCCGGCCGCGCACGAACGCCGCAGGATGAGTTGGCGGTGCTTCTCAGGCAGCCGAACATCCGCGTGGTGTCGTTGAGCGGATCGGAGGTGGCCAGGACTGCGTCCGGCCTCCTCCTGTATGATGAGAAGACCCAAAAAATGTGGATGTACGCGGTCAATCTTCCGGAATGCCTCAACGGGACGATGTATCAGCTGTGGGCGATCGATCAAAAGCCCAAGAGCCTCGGCACCTTCCATATGGACTCGGGAGAAACCGCACATCTCATGGTCAAACGCCTTCCCGATTTCGAGCGAACCAGGAAATTCGCAGTAAGTTTGGAACCTCCGGGCGGGCGACCGCAGCCGACCGGAGCCCTGTATCTGGTCAGTCAGTCTTGA